GAAAAGCTGCTCATTTGACTTCAACGAAAGCTTCAACAGCTATTTTGTAAGTGTTGTTCCAAGTTTATTATATAAACCAAATTTATGTAGAACAATAGGGTGCTTTCAAGTAGAGGTTGTCTACTTAAAAGaccagtttgtaggatttagggggatgtattggcagaaacagaatataatatttataactgTGTTGTCTTTAGGGTATAATCACTTGAATTATGTAGTTATGTTCTGGTCACCTAAATCAGCCTTTTATAGCCCTAATGGTGCATGAGGAGAAATGAGCAGATGATTGCTCAGAGTTTTGACTGCTTATTGAGTAGGGGTCGACcgtaattgtttttttagggctAAAATACCAAATATCGGCCTCAATAATCTGCTAGGCCAGTAATCTGTTGACTCCCATTATGGAGTGTTAGCCACCAACTATTTTGTAGATATAATGTTGAACATTATTACTGCCCCTCTGTGGCCTTTGTCTGTCCTTTGTCTGTCCTTTATTTGTTAACATGTATGTCTATCTTGTCACCCtcagaaaaacaaaggaatGATGCCAGTGGGCAGCCAGTCCACAGAGGAGGTAGACCAGAACTATGTACCTATGAGTGCCAACTCCCCGTCACACCATCACTCAGGCAGTTTATCGGAGCCAATGCACGAACCGAACTATGTGCCCATGACCCCAAGCACCATGGAGTTTTCCTCCCTTGGAAAGCAGGTCCCCCCACCTGCCCACA
This window of the Plectropomus leopardus isolate mb unplaced genomic scaffold, YSFRI_Pleo_2.0 unplaced_scaffold5949, whole genome shotgun sequence genome carries:
- the LOC121939773 gene encoding GRB2-associated-binding protein 1-like, with the translated sequence FGSQDCYDIPRSFPSEKSCSFDFNESFNSYFKNKGMMPVGSQSTEEVDQNYVPMSANSPSHHHSGSLSEPMHEPNYVPMTPSTMEFSSLGKQVPPPAHMGFRSSPKTPPRRPMLSDCQPPPVDRNLKPDRKGEST